From Mya arenaria isolate MELC-2E11 chromosome 12, ASM2691426v1, the proteins below share one genomic window:
- the LOC128211462 gene encoding scavenger receptor cysteine-rich domain superfamily protein-like, whose protein sequence is MTCDHTNARWVTEGECQEYSTPLNIQDIRLSGGQSKIEGRVEIKSMDTWGTICKDRFGIREADVICNMMGFPPAQDVYLNGEYGAGTGPIFVDDLSCGLSDTHINNCSYVTYDNCSHLQDVAVKCTVCDEPTPNNGSVNGTQFVYGTVLEVSCDFGHYLVGDQYITCQRNSAWSSRPECPLIDCGDPTPENGRSNVSQTTLNEVVEITCDDGYNISGSSVIQCQENLQWSNDTICVIVDCGPLEAEHTLVDIENITTFGEVALVSCDTGYLPEGTTPVECLANGTWSEIPSCRVKDCGDPTPSRGQRNNTVTTYGTVVFISCDEGLEVTGNSVIECRADGT, encoded by the exons ATGACGTGCGACCATACAAACGCAAGATGGGTTACAGAAGGGGAATGTCAAGAATACA GCACACCCCTCAATATACAAGACATTCGCCTTTCTGGTGGGCAGAGTAAGATTGAAGGAAGAGTTGAGATCAAGTCAATGGATACATGGGGCACTATTTGCAAAGATCGATTTGGCATAAGAGAGGCTGACGTTATATGTAACATGATGGGCTTCCC TCCAGCACAAGACGTGTATTTAAATGGTGAATATGGCGCCGGGACAGGGCCGATATTTGTCGACGATCTTTCATGTGGTTTATCTGACACGCACATTAACAACTGTTCGTATGTTACATACGATAACTGTTCACACCTTCAAGATGTGGCCGTGAAATGCACAG TATGCGATGAACCAACACCAAATAATGGCTCGGTCAACGGGACACAGTTTGTATACGGCACAGTTTTAGAAGTATCTTGCGACTTCGGACACTACTTAGTAGGCGATCAATACATAACTTGTCAGAGGAACTCTGCATGGAGTAGTCGACCAGAATGTCCTCTAATTG ATTGTGGCGACCCTACACCAGAAAACGGCAGGAGCAATGTTTCACAGACCACATTGAATGAAGTTGTAGAAATTACGTGTGACGATGGATATAACATCTCGGGGAGTTCAGTTATACAGTGCCAAGAGAATCTGCAGTGGTCGAATGACACAATATGTGTAATAGTGG ATTGTGGACCGTTAGAGGCTGAACACACACTTGTCGATATTGAGAATATTACAACATTTGGCGAGGTAGCTCTTGTTAGCTGTGATACTGGGTATCTACCTGAGGGAACAACTCCAGTCGAATGTCTTGCTAACGGAACTTGGAGTGAAATTCCTTCCTGTAGAGTAAAAG ACTGTGGAGATCCAACCCCAAGCAGAGGCCAGAGGAACAACACCGTAACCACGTACGgaactgttgtgtttatatcATGTGACGAGGGCTTAGAGGTTACCGGTAACTCTGTCATAGAATGTCGGGCGGACGGAACCTAG